GACGAAACGCTCTTAACCAATCGCTCTTTAACAAATTGAATCAAGCAATTCGTGTGGGTGCTTGTGAGTACGGGCTGATAGTCACCAAGATTATCAGCATCACAAGTGGCCATGCGAGAAATCACATAGTCATTTGAGATTGCTGAGCCAAGTTTAGGGTTTCTTAAAAACCCAAGCAGTATTGAACTGAAGAGTTTGATCATGGCTCAGATTGAACGCTGGCGGCAGGCCTAACACATGCAAGTCGAGCGGATGACGGGAGCTTGCTCCTTGATTCAGCGGCGGACGGGTGAGTAATGCCTAGGAATCTGCCTGGTAGTGGGGGACAACGTTTCGAAAGGAACGCTAATACCGCATACGTCCTACGGGAGAAAGCAGGGGACCTTCGGGCCTTGCGCTATCAGATGAGCCTAGGTCGGATTAGCTAGTTGGTGGGGTAATGGCTCACCAAGGCGACGATCCGTAACTGGTCTGAGAGGATGATCAGTCACACTGGAACTGAGACACGGTCCAGACTCCTACGGGAGGCAGCAGTGGGGAATATTGGACAATGGGCGAAAGCCTGATCCAGCCATGCCGCGTGTGTGAAGAAGGTCTTCGGATTGTAAAGCACTTTAAGTTGGGAGGAAGGGCAGTAAGTTAATACCTTGCTGTTTTGACGTTACCGACAGAATAAGCACCGGCTAACTCTGTGCCAGCAGCCGCGGTAATACAGAGGGTGCAAGCGTTAATCGGAATTACTGGGCGTAAAGCGCGCGTAGGTGGTTCGTTAAGTTGGATGTGAAAGCCCCGGGCTCAACCTGGGAACTGCATCCAAAACTGGCGAGCTAGAGTATGGTAGAGGGTGGTGGAATTTCCTGTGTAGCGGTGAAATGCGTAGATATAGGAAGGAACACCAGTGGCGAAGGCGACCACCTGGACTGATACTGACACTGAGGTGCGAAAGCGTGGGGAGCAAACAGGATTAGATACCCTGGTAGTCCACGCCGTAAACGATGTCAACTAGCCGTTGGAATCCTTGAGATTTTAGTGGCGCAGCTAACGCATTAAGTTGACCGCCTGGGGAGTACGGCCGCAAGGTTAAAACTCAAATGAATTGACGGGGGCCCGCACAAGCGGTGGAGCATGTGGTTTAATTCGAAGCAACGCGAAGAACCTTACCAGGCCTTGACATGCAGAGAACTTTCCAGAGATGGATTGGTGCCTTCGGGAACTCTGACACAGGTGCTGCATGGCTGTCGTCAGCTCGTGTCGTGAGATGTTGGGTTAAGTCCCGTAACGAGCGCAACCCTTGTCCTTAGTTACCAGCACGTTATGGTGGGCACTCTAAGGAGACTGCCGGTGACAAACCGGAGGAAGGTGGGGATGACGTCAAGTCATCATGGCCCTTACGGCCTGGGCTACACACGTGCTACAATGGTCGGTACAGAGGGTTGCCAAGCCGCGAGGTGGAGCTAATCTCACAAAACCGATCGTAGTCCGGATCGCAGTCTGCAACTCGACTGCGTGAAGTCGGAATCGCTAGTAATCGCAAATCAGAATGTTGCGGTGAATACGTTCCCGGGCCTTGTACACACCGCCCGTCACACCATGGGAGTGGGTTGCACCAGAAGTAGCTAGTCTAACCTTCGGGGGGACGGTTACCACGGTGTGATTCATGACTGGGGTGAAGTCGTAACAAGGTAGCCGTAGGGGAACCTGCGGCTGGATCACCTCCTTAATCGACGACATCAGCCTACTGATGAGCTCCCACACGAATTGCTTGATTCAGATGTAAAGACGATCAAGACCCTATATAGGTCTGTAGCTCAGTTGGTTAGAGCGCACCCCTGATAAGGGTGAGGTCGGCAGTTCAAATCTGCCCAGACCTACCAATATGCGGGGCCATAGCTCAGCTGGGAGAGCGCCTGCCTTGCACGCAGGAGGTCAGCGGTTCGATCCCGCTTGGCTCCACCACTTTCGCAGTTGTGTCACTTGATCAGAACTTAGAAATGAGCATTCGGTAGTGAATGTTGATTTCTGACTTTTGTCAGATCGTTCTTTAAAAATTCGGATATGTGATAGAAATAGACTGATGGCCACTTTCACTGGTGGTTTATCAGGCTAAGGTAAAATTTGTGAGTTCTGCTCTTGATTGAGCGAAATGCGAATTTTCGGCGAATGTCGTCTTCACAGTATAACCAGATTGCTTGGGGTTATATGGTCAAGTGAAGAAGCGCATACGGTGGATGCCTTGGCAGTCAGAGGCGATGAAAGACGTGGTAGCCTGCGATAAGCTTTGGGGAGTCGGCAAACAGACTGTGATCCAGAGATCTCTGAATGGGGGAACCCACTCAGCATAAGCTGAGTATCTTGTACTGAATACATAGGTGCAAGAGGCGAACCAGGGGAACTGAAACATCTAAGTACCCTGAGGAAAAGAAATCAACCGAGATTCCCTTAGTAGTGGCGAGCGAACGGGGACCAGCCCTTAAGCTGGTTTGAGATTAGTGGAACGCTCTGGAAAGTGCGGCCATAGTGGGTGATAGCCCCGTACACGAAAATCTCTTGCCAGTGAAATCGAGTAGGACGGAGCACGAGAAACTTTGTCTGAACATGGGGGGACCATCCTCCAAGGCTAAATACTACTGACTGACCGATAGTGAACCAGTACCGTGAGGGAAAGGCGAAAAGAACCCCGGAGAGGGGAGTGAAATAGAACCTGAAACCGTATGCGTACAAGCAGTGGGAGCCTACTTTGTTAGGTGACTGCGTACCTTTTGTATAATGGGTCAGCGACTTATATTCAGTGGCGAGCTTAACCGAATAGGGGAGGCGTAGCGAAAGCGAGTCTTAATAGGGCGCTTTAGTCGCTGGGTATAGACCCGAAACCGGGCGATCTATCCATGGGCAGGTTGAAGGTTAGGTAACACTGACTGGAGGACCGAACCGACTACCGTTGAAAAGTTAGCGGATGACCTGTGGATCGGAGTGAAAGGCTAATCAAGCTCGGAGATAGCTGGTTCTCCTCGAAAGCTATTTAGGTAGCGCCTCATGTATCACTGTAGGGGGTAGAGCACTGTTTCGGCTAGGGGGTCATCCCGACTTACCAAACCGATGCAAACTCCGAATACCTACAAGTGCCGAGCATGGGAGACACACGGCGGGTGCTAACGTCCGTCGTGAAAAGGGAAACAACCCAGACCGTCAGCTAAGGTCCCAAAGTCATGGTTAAGTGGGAAACGATGTGGGAAGGCTTAGACAGCTAGGAGGTTGGCTTAGAAGCAGCCACCCTTTAAAGAAAGCGTAATAGCTCACTAGTCGAGTCGGCCTGCGCGGAAGATGTAACGGGGCTCAAACCATGCACCGAAGCTACGGGTATCACCTCTGGTGATGCGGTAGAGGAGCGTTCTGTAAGCCTGTGAAGGTGAGTTGAGAAGCTTGCTGGAGGTATCAGAAGTGCGAATGCTGACATGAGTAACGACAATGCGAGTGAAAAACTCGCACGCCGAAAGACCAAGGTTTCCTGCGCAACGTTAATCGACGCAGGGTTAGTCGGTCCCTAAGGCGAGGCTGAAAAGCGTAGTCGATGGAAAACAGGTTAATATTCCTGTACTTCCAGTTATTGCGATGGAGGGACGGAGAAGGCTAGGCCAGCTTGGCGTTGGTTGTCCAAGTTTAAGGTGGTAGGCTGAGATCTTAGGCAAATCCGGGATCTCAAGGCCGAGAGCTGATGACGAGTGCTCATTAGAGCGCGAAGTGGTTGATGCCATGCTTCCAAGAAAAGCTCCTAAGCTTCAGATAACTGGGAACCGTACCCCAAACCGACACAGGTGGTTAGGTAGAGAATACCAAGGCGCTTGAGAGAACTCGGGTGAAGGAACTAGGCAAAATGGCACCGTAACTTCGGGAGAAGGTGCGCCGGTGAGGGTGAAGCACTTGCTGCGTAAGCCCACGCCGGTCGAAGATACCAGGCCGCTGCGACTGTTTATTAAAAACACAGCACTCTGCAAACACGAAAGTGGACGTATAGGGTGTGACGCCTGCCCGGTGCCGGAAGGTTAATTGATGGGGTTAGCGCAAGCGAAGCTCTTGATCGAAGCCCCGGTAAACGGCGGCCGTAACTATAACGGTCCTAAGGTAGCGAAATTCCTTGTCGGGTAAGTTCCGACCTGCACGAATGGCGTAACGATGGCGGCGCTGTCTCCACCCGAGACTCAGTGAAATTGAAATCGCTGTGAAGATGCAGTGTATCCGCGGCTAGACGGAAAGACCCCGTGAACCTTTACTATAGCTTTGCACTGGACTTTGAGCTTGCTTGTGTAGGATAGGTGGGAGGCTTTGAAGTGGGGACGCCAGTTCTCATGGAGCCATCCTTGAAATACCACCCTGGCAACCTTGAGGTTCTAACTCAGGTCCGTTATCCGGATCGAGGACAGTGTATGGTGGGTAGTTTGACTGGGGCGGTCTCCTCCCAAAGAGTAACGGAGGAGTACGAAGGTGCGCTCAGACCGGTCGGAAATCGGTCGTAGAGTATAAAGGCAAAAGCGCGCTTGACTGCGAGACAAACACGTCGAGCAGGTACGAAAGTAGGTCTTAGTGATCCGGTGGTTCTGTATGGAAGGGCCATCGCTCAACGGATAAAAGGTACTCCGGGGATAACAGGCTGATACCGCCCAAGAGTTCATATCGACGGCGGTGTTTGGCACCTCGATGTCGGCTCATCACATCCTGGGGCTGAAGCCGGTCCCAAGGGTATGGCTGTTCGCCATTTAAAGTGGTACGCGAGCTGGGTTTAGAACGTCGTGAGACAGTTCGGTCCCTATCTGCCGTGGACGTTTGAGATTTGAGAGGGGCTGCTCCTAGTACGAGAGGACCGGAGTGGACGAACCTCTGGTGTTCCGGTTGTCACGCCAGTGGCATTGCCGGGTAGCTATGTTCGGAAGAGATAACCGCTGAAAGCATCTAAGCGGGAAACTTGCCTCAAGATGAGATCTCACTGGAGCCTTGAGCTCCCTGAAGGGCCGTCGAAGACTACGACGTTGATAGGTTGGGTGTGTAAGCGCTGTGAGGCGTTGAGCTAACCAATACTAATTGCCCGTGAGGCTTGACCATATAACACCCAAGCAATCTGCACATGAACGCAGATTGTGGTGGTGAAGACGAAAGAACCGAAAGTTCGCAACATCACAAATCACATATCCGAATTCGCTGGAGTATCCATCTGGATCTTCTGGCAACAGAATTTCTTGACGACCATAGAGCATTGGAACCACCTGATCCCATCCCGAACTCAGCAGTGAAACGATGCATCGCCGATGGTAGTGTGGGGTTTCCCCATGTGAGAGTAGGTCATCGTCAAGATTCATTTCGCAAAACCCCTATCTGCGCATGCAGGTAGGGGTTTTGTCTTTGCGCCCAAGAAACACGCGCCCGTTGTAGGAGCCGGCTTGCCGGCGAACACCGGCCATGCCGGTGCCATCCACCGCGGCGCGGCCTTCGCCGGCAAGCCGGCTCCTACAGAGGGGCCATCAGCGAATTCAGCTCGCCGTAGGTATGGGCTTTCAAGGCATGGGTGTCGAGTTGCCCACTCTCCAGGAAGCTGCGGGCCAACCCGCCCATGGCGCCATACAAGAACTCGGCGATGCTCGAACCGGCACTCAGGCGCCTGACACCAAGGCGTTGCAGTTGGTCGGGAGCGGCCAGGCCTGTGCGCCAGAGCAGGTTGACCGGCAAACTCGACTCTCGGCACACGGTGGCTATTTCATGCGGTTCGACCACACCGGCGGCGAACAATCCGTCCGCGCCAGCGTTGGCATACTGTGCAGCGCGTTTGAGGAGTTCTTCGAGGCGTTGCTCGGCCGGCACCAGGTTTTTCAGGTAGACGTCGCAGCGCACATTCACAAACAGGTTGACCCCGTGCTGATTGGCAACCCTCCTGGCGGCGTCAATCTTGTGCACGAGCAGCTCGGGCGAGGCCACGCCGTCTTCGATATTGACGCCAACCGCACCCGAGGCGATGACGGCCTCGACGACTTTGGCGACCTGTTCGGGATCGTCCGAATAGCCCCCTTCGATATCCACCGTCAGGGGTACGCCGAGTACCCGAGTCATCGAGCCGATGGTGGCACTGAGCAACTGCAGCGGAAGCTTGTTGCCGTCCTGGTAGCCATGGGACCAGGCCATCGCCGCGCTGCTGGTGGCGACGGCCTTGCTGCCCAGGCGCTCGACGAGGCGCGCGCCGCCAGCGTCAGCCACGTTGGCCAGAACCAGCAACCCTTGCCGGTGCAGACCATGAAAAACGTTATCCAGTGCTGCCATGAAATCCTGCTCCTTTGAACATCATGTTGATGGATCACTGCGTGCGAATTCAGTGCTCAAGGCTCTCGTTCAAGCGAATTGCTGGCTCAAGCGAGGTCCCAGATGTGGATTGTCCATCGGCGGTTCAATGGAAATGCCAGCTGTTCCGACCAGTACGTGGAGGGCGCTTTACAGACTGTCCGGGTCGCCAAAGAACATCTGTATCCGCGACCTCAACCATTTCTCCGCCGGATCGTTGTCCTGCGCCCCGCGCCAGGCCATGTGCAATTCGAACGTCCGCACCTCCAGCGGCAGGTCCTCCGCCCGCAACCCGCCCGCCGCCGTCAGCGCATCGGCCGTGTAGTCCGGCACCGTGGCGACGATATCGGTTCCCGCCAGCAAGCTCCCCAGACCGTTGAACTGCGGCACCGCCAGCACCACATGGCGCTTGCGGCCGATCTCGTCCAGCGCTTCGTCGATGAACCCCGACAGGTCGCCGGCGAACGACACCAGCGCATGGGGGCGTTCGCAGAAATCGTCCAGAGTGATGCTGCCGGGCATGCTGTCGGCGCGCAGCAGCTTGGGCATGCTGCGGCGCAGCACCTTGCGCTTGGCGTTGGCGGGCAGTTCGCTGGTGTAGCTCACGCCCACCGAAATCTCGCCCGAGGCAAGCAGGGTGGGCATCAGCAGGTAGTTGACCCGCCGTACTACCAGCACGATGCCGGGGGCTTCGGCGCGGATACGCTTGAGTAATTGCGGCAGCAGGGCGAATTCGGCGTCGTCGGACAAGCCGATGCGGAACACCGCGTTGCTGGTGGCCGGGTCGAACTCGGCGGCGCGGCTGACGGCGGTGGAGATCGAGTCCAGCGCCGGCGACAGCAGGGCGAAGATCTCGTGGGCCCGGGCAGAAGGCTCCATGCTGCGGCCGGTGCGCACGAACAACGGGTCGTCGAACAGGCTGCGCAGGCGCGACAGCGCGGCGCTGATCGCCGGCTGGCCGAGGAACAGTTTCTCGGCGGCGCGGGTCACGCTGCGTTCATGCATGAGCGTTTCGAACACGATCAGCAGGTTGAGGTCTACGCGACGCAAGTCGTTACGATTCATTCGATGCGGCTCGCTTTAGTGGGGCAGGGGTGAATCTTAAGGCCAAAGGCTGGTACCCTGCACCGATTTCCGGGTGCCAATGCACAGATTTGTCAGGGGCCCAATCAATGACAGGCATGTCGACTATTAACAGCCACTGATGGCCCAACCGTGAAAGCCCGGATAAAGTCCGTGGTAATACGAGATTCACATAGGCGAGGTATGCGATGTCCCGCATGATCCGTTTCCACAAGTTCGGCCCGGCCGATGTGCTCCGCTGCGAGGAGCAGGCCGAACCGACCCCGGCTGTCGGCGAGGTGCAGATTCGCGTCGAGGCCATTGGCGTGAGCTGGTACGACGTGCTCTGGCGGCAGAACCTGGCACCGTCCCAGGCGCACCTGCCGGCAGGCATTGGCCATGAGATGGCCGGTGTGGTCACGGCAGTCGGCGCCGGCGTGGATGATATTGCGGTGGGCGACCGGGTTGCCAGCTTCCCGGCCACCAGTGCCAACGACCACCCGGTGTACGGCGACGTCATTGTGCTGCCGCGCATGGCCATCACCCGTTACCCCGATGTGCTGACCCCCATCGAGGCCAGCGTGCACTACACGCCGCTGCTGATCGCCTATTTCGCCTTCGTCGACCTGGCCCGGGCCAAGGCCGGGCAGACGGCGCTGGTCACCGATGCCAGCCACTGCGCGGGGCCGGCCTTCGTGCAATTGGGCAAGGCGCTCGGGTTGAAAGTGTTCGCCGCCACCAAGGAGCCGGAGCAGCGCGATTATCTGCTGGGCCTGGGCGCGGACAAGGTGATCGTCACCGAAGAGCAGGACCTGCTGATGCAGATCGGCAAGTACACCGATGGCCGTGGCGTGGACATGGTCCTCGACGGCATGGGCGGGCCGCAGATGTCGCTGCTTGGCGATGTGCTGGCACCCCGTGGCAGCCTGGTGCTGTATGGCCTGCAGGGCGGCAACCAGACACCGTTCCCGGCCTGCGCGGCGTTCAAGAAGAACATTCAGTTCCACGTGCACTGTATCGGTAACTTCACCGGCAAGCCGGAGCTGGGTATCGACCAGGACCAGGTTGCCTTGCAACGGGCCTTGCGCGATATCAACCAGTTCACCGCCGATCATCTGCTGACGCCGCAGATCATCAAGGTGTATCCGTTCGCAAAAGTGGTCGAGGCTCATCGCCATATGGATGAATGCCCTTGTGGCGGGCGGGTGGTGTTGGATATGAAGGCGTCCTGACAGGTATCGAACTTCGCTCAGGTACTCCAGATACGCCAGATGTTCCAACTTGATGGGGCTGCTTTGCAGCCCTTCGCCGGCAAAGCCGGCTCCTACGGATGTTTGCACAGCCCGAAGGCGACGCGTCACCTGTAGGAGCCGGCTTTGCCGGCGAAGGGCCGCAGGGCGGCCCCATTCATTTTAACGAATCAGTAAGGTGTTTAAGTTAAAGGAAACTTATAGGATGCGTCCTACAAACTCAGGATGGATTAAGCAGCGTATGTCGGTCCTCTCCGCTAGTTTGAGATTATTCAATAATTACCTAAGCGTCTTACTTTAGTTTAGGAAGTTTCCTTCAAGCGCAACGCTATATTCATCTGCCAGAATTTACGCTTCAGCCTGAACCGTTCAGGCAAGTGGAGCGAACGCATGAGTAATACCCACGACCAAGCCATGCACTATGTTTACCAACAGGTCCTGCAACGCCTGTTCGAGCATATGAACCAGGCCCAGCGCGCGTCGGTGCAACTGTTGATCCAGCGCTTGCTGGTGGTGGCAGGTGGCCATGAGCACGTCGGCCGATTCCAGCTGATGGTGCTGCACGGGGCCGATCGGCGCAGCGCCCATTTGCTGGCCTGCCTGCGCGCCGCGCAACTGAGCATTTCCCTGCGCTATGTCGACACCTTCCGGATGAGAGTGTTGGTGGCCAGGCATCCGACCCTCGACGACACCACCCTGGCCAGTCACGAGCGCTGTTTCAGTGCGCTGTTCCTGCACGACGACCCGCGGGTCGAGCTGCTGCGTACCGACGGTGGCCAGATCGGACGATTCAGCGCCCGCCCGAGCTGTTCGTCCGAACAACGTGCCGCCAGCGGCAAGGCCTGGTTGCTGTTTGGCCACCTGACGGGAGGTCAGCCCGAAGCGGTGCTGGGCGCGAGGGCCTATCTGGAGTTGGCGGCAGGCCTGGGCAAGGCGTTGGCGATGCCCGGTGATGTCGATGCATTGGTGACTGTCGTGCCGGCAAGCCAACGCCGCCGCCTGCTGGCCTGGAGCAGGCATTGCCTGCGCCAGTTGGTCGAAGCGGGATACAGCGCGCCAGGCAACGACATCGATGCCCTCGCCGCAGGGCTGACGCGCCTGGGCCTGCTGCTGGCCGATCCCTTCGAGGCACCGACACCCCGCACACAGGACGGGGGCCGGCAAGGCTTGCGTGTGGTGACGGTCGAGGATGTGCTGCAGCATCTGGATGATAGTGGCCCCCTCGATCAGATGCTGGGGCGCCAGGACGCCTTACCGTGCTCGGCCCAGGGCCCGGCAGGTCTGTTCGATCCCCTGCCACTGGCACACCTGCATGGCCTGCAAGCGCAGCATGTCGGGGCGCGTGGTTATCGCGAGGGTGCCCAGGCATTCTTCCGAAGCCTTGAGCCAGCACAGGAGGCTTGGCCTCAGGGCCAGGCATTGCGCGAAGTGGCCCAGGCGCGCCTGTTCGATGCCTATGGCGTGGGCGAGGATCAACTGGTCTGCCAGCTGTTTTGCCCCTTCGAAGCCAGGGGCCGCAACCTGGAGGCGTTCGTGCAACGTTGCCATCCAGGCATGCGCGTCGCCTTGCCTTACCTGCACCAGGCGTTGCAGGGCCGGCCTTGCCCGGAGCCGGTCAGGCAATGGCTGATCGACACAAGCGGCCTTGATTTGACGCTACTGCGGTCAATCTACGCAGGCCGGCCGGGGGCGACGATCCAGCACCTGCTGCAGATGCTGGGCAGGCGTGACAGGTGGTTGCGGGTCATGCAAGTCAGTGGGGGACCCATGGCGCCGTCGTCGGGCGTCAGAGCGGTACCCGGCGCAACCGCCCGTCCAGTGGCACCACTCGACCCTCGGGCGTCGGCAGCGGACGGCCCGACAGGCCCATGCCTTCGCTGACCACCACCGCACCCTCCACCAGGCACAGGTTCGACGGTGTATCCAGCTCGCGGGCCAGGATGCTCACCACGCCGCTGTGCAGGTCGCAATGCAGCAAGCGGCCGCTGAAACGGGTGAAACCGCCATGCAGCGCCTCGCCGTTCCAGTCGGCGCGCAGGGGTTGCTGCAGGCTGGCGCAGAGCTCCAGGACCAGCACGTTGCCCTGCGGGTCCAGGGCCAGGCCGGTGGGCAGTTGCAGGCCGTCGATCAGCACCTCGAGGCGCCCGCTGGCCGGCCACACCCGGATCACCTGGCCGGCCTTGTCGGCGAAGTCCACGCCTTTGCGCGCCGGGTCGCAATGCAGCTCGCCGGAGAACAGGCTGACCAGCACCGCCCCGGTTGCCGGCTCGTATACCAGGGTGACAGGCACGGCCTCCTGGTTCTGCTCCAGGTGCGGCAGGTGCACCAGCACCTGTTCTTGCGCGCCGGGGCGCAACTCCACCAGCTCGTTGGTATCCGGTTTGACCGCCAGCCAGCTGCGCCGACCGGGGTGGTAGCACAGGGCATTGAGGTTGCCCTGGCTGTGACACACCGGTTCGGGGGGGCTGTATCGCAGGTCGAGGAGTTTCGAGCCTGTGACGTAATCAGTCTGGCTGACCAGGCAGCGACCGTCGCCACAGGCGATGTCCGACAGGCCCATGATCTCGTCGCGCAGCATGCGTGCCTGCATGTTCATGGCACGGAAGCCCTGGGCGAGGGTTTCGCGGGGCAGGTACGCGCCTGGCTTGCCCGGGTCGACAGGCAGGCGGCTGATCCGCCCGGTGAACGGGTCGCCGGGCAGGCCGCTGCCGGCTTCGACCAGCAGCAGGCTGCCGTCGTCCTCGGCATGGATGCCGCGGGGGTTGAGCAGGCCTTCGGCGATGATCGAGGTGGGGCGCAGGGTTTCGCGGGGGTGGTGCGGGATATGGAGTGTTGTTGGCATGGATCCTTCCTGTCGCGGGGGTTCTTGAGCCTTGTTCCCTGAATCATGAAAAGCGCCGGGCGACATCACTGCCACCCGGCGCTCGTGCCTCAGTTGATCTTCAGGTGGTTGTAGTCATCCATGGTCAGCTGCTTCGGTGGGTACTTCAGTTGCACCAGCTTCTGCGCCCAGAGCTCGAGCACTGAACGACGGCTTTGCGGCATATCCCGAGTGATCGGCATGGCCACGGTGCTTTCTTCCTGGTACGCCTTGCTGATCAGGCGGGTGAGCTGGTCCACCGCACCCTCGATGCGCGACAGGTCATTGAGCGGCATGTACTTGCCCATGATCGGGTACAGGTAGTAGTAGGGCTCGAAGATCCTCGGGTAGATGAAGCTGTCCCAGATCAGTTGTCCCGCGTCGGCTTTCAGATAGACCTTGTTCCATTGGTCGACGAACGCCTGCTTCAGCGTGGGTTCCTCCGGCAGCACCCGCAGTGGCGCGAGGAAGTCCACGTAGGCGGTCAGGTAGTTGAAGCTGAAGACGATATCGGCCTTGCCGTCTTCGTTGGGGTAGAAGCGCAAGGTCGGGAAACCGGGAAGCTTGCCGGTGACCGTCACGCTGGCGATACCGTTGTCGTCGGTGGTGATCGGCAGGTAGTTGTAGGTCACCTGTTCGTTCGCCGGCTCCTGCAGGTACCGGGTCTGCGTTTTGGCGCCCTCGAAGACCAGGCAGGCGGCTAGCGATATGCCGGCGGGGGTGGTCTTGTACTGCTGGTACGTCACCTCCGTGCCGACATCGTTCGCCACCTCGCTGCGCAAGCCCACCAGCTTGCGTCCCGCGCCCTCGGTTGCCACGGCATCGACTTCAGGGGCTCCGACGAACTGCGGCCAGACTTCGGTGTTGTGCGTGCGATCAGCCGGGAAGTCCTTGAACAGGGTAAAGTCCGGGTTGTTGCTGAAACCCAGGTAGTAGCTGGAGGTGCCCAGCAGATAGGGGTTGTTGTATTCCGCCACCAGCAGGTTGGTGTTCTTCGCGGGTACGCCATTCTTCTGCACCATGATCTGCAGGGTCCTGGTTTCGCCTACGTCGATGAAACTGCCGCTCTGGATCACTTCGGCAGTCCAGGTCGCCTGCTTCGAGGTCGGGATCCCGGTCGCCTGCTGTTGCAGCGCCAGCGGCGCGCCGCTGGTCAACTGCGCCTGCTGGCTCTCGGTGAGCAGCAGGTCAAGGATGCCCGAGCGCTGCTCGAACATGCTCTGTTGGTAGTCCGCGTAGGTGAAGCTGGTCACCGGGACGAACGTGCCACCCTGGTCGATGCCCACGTCGAAGCTGCCGAGGTCGAGTTTTTCTGCCGTCGGGATATCGGGATTCTGACCTGCTTGTGGTGTGGCGGGCTTGAACGGGAAGGTATTCATCAGGTCCAGCGACAAGATGCTGTCGTGAACCTGCGCCGAGACGACACCCAGCTGTACCTCGGGCGGAGACTCGAAGTTGTACTGCGCGGGCACGGCCACTGCAATGTCAGGCACCAGGCGCACGCCGGCCGGCGCGGTCGGGTACTCGTCATCCAGCCACAGGCCCAGGACACCGGAAGTGCAGCTGTAGGCCGGGTTGAAGAAGATGCCCGCGGGGTTGCTCAGGCCTTTCTGGTACAGCGCCTGGACCTTGGCCATGTCCAGCGGGTCCTGGGATTTGGCACTGATGGGTGGCTGGTCGTTGAACACGCCGTTCTTGTCGTAGAAGGTCAGGTAGGTGCAGAAGCGGAACATCAGGCCCTGCACGCCCGGTGTGTCCAGTTGCGCCTGGAGGTTCTTCAGCAGCACCGAATCGCCGACCACCCAGCTCAGGTTTTCTTTCGGGAAGCAGGTCTGCCAGGTGGTGGTGACATAGTTCAGCCCGCCGAAGGCGCCCCAGTTGAAGTTGAGGAAGCGATCGAGCATGCGGAACTGCCGCTTGGCGGTCAGGCCGCAGGTGGCGTCGCCCAGGACCAGCCTGTCGAAGTACAGCGCGGTGAAGGTGTTCTGCCAGGGGCTGACGTCGACGAAGCGCGCCGGGCTCGGGTTGGTGCTGCCGAACGGATTGCCATACAGGTTGTAGGGTAGGGTGATCAGCGGGTCGCTTTTGACATAGCCACCGGTGGGCAGTTCGCCGCCGATGATGGTGGAGGTGGTCTCTTTGTAGGTGACGGT
This genomic stretch from Pseudomonas entomophila L48 harbors:
- a CDS encoding LysR family transcriptional regulator, giving the protein MNRNDLRRVDLNLLIVFETLMHERSVTRAAEKLFLGQPAISAALSRLRSLFDDPLFVRTGRSMEPSARAHEIFALLSPALDSISTAVSRAAEFDPATSNAVFRIGLSDDAEFALLPQLLKRIRAEAPGIVLVVRRVNYLLMPTLLASGEISVGVSYTSELPANAKRKVLRRSMPKLLRADSMPGSITLDDFCERPHALVSFAGDLSGFIDEALDEIGRKRHVVLAVPQFNGLGSLLAGTDIVATVPDYTADALTAAGGLRAEDLPLEVRTFELHMAWRGAQDNDPAEKWLRSRIQMFFGDPDSL
- a CDS encoding zinc-dependent alcohol dehydrogenase family protein, with amino-acid sequence MSRMIRFHKFGPADVLRCEEQAEPTPAVGEVQIRVEAIGVSWYDVLWRQNLAPSQAHLPAGIGHEMAGVVTAVGAGVDDIAVGDRVASFPATSANDHPVYGDVIVLPRMAITRYPDVLTPIEASVHYTPLLIAYFAFVDLARAKAGQTALVTDASHCAGPAFVQLGKALGLKVFAATKEPEQRDYLLGLGADKVIVTEEQDLLMQIGKYTDGRGVDMVLDGMGGPQMSLLGDVLAPRGSLVLYGLQGGNQTPFPACAAFKKNIQFHVHCIGNFTGKPELGIDQDQVALQRALRDINQFTADHLLTPQIIKVYPFAKVVEAHRHMDECPCGGRVVLDMKAS
- a CDS encoding isocitrate lyase/PEP mutase family protein gives rise to the protein MAALDNVFHGLHRQGLLVLANVADAGGARLVERLGSKAVATSSAAMAWSHGYQDGNKLPLQLLSATIGSMTRVLGVPLTVDIEGGYSDDPEQVAKVVEAVIASGAVGVNIEDGVASPELLVHKIDAARRVANQHGVNLFVNVRCDVYLKNLVPAEQRLEELLKRAAQYANAGADGLFAAGVVEPHEIATVCRESSLPVNLLWRTGLAAPDQLQRLGVRRLSAGSSIAEFLYGAMGGLARSFLESGQLDTHALKAHTYGELNSLMAPL